The following are from one region of the Mannheimia granulomatis genome:
- a CDS encoding IclR family transcriptional regulator, producing the protein MKEKKEKESAGNQSLIRGLTLLELLAKFPNGCPLAHLAELSGLNKSTVHRLLQGLQQEGYVRPAPTMGSYRLTTKCLAIGQRALSSINILHIAAPHLEALNLKLGETVNFSMREKDEAILINKLEATTGLMRTRAYIGQRVQLYCSAMGKLFLTYGSAEYIPQYWQEKSAVIQPLTVNTITTIEGMKKELAAIREKGFAMDAEENELGVSCIACPIFDHQQKVHYAVSVSLSTARLNQLGLDNLLPAIQETADNISAELGGR; encoded by the coding sequence ATGAAAGAAAAAAAAGAAAAGGAATCGGCAGGGAATCAAAGTTTAATTCGAGGCTTAACCCTGTTAGAACTTCTGGCTAAGTTTCCTAATGGCTGTCCGCTAGCACATTTAGCGGAATTATCCGGGCTGAATAAGAGCACCGTTCACCGATTATTACAAGGCTTGCAGCAAGAAGGTTATGTTCGCCCGGCACCAACTATGGGAAGTTATCGCCTAACGACAAAATGTTTGGCAATTGGGCAAAGAGCATTAAGCTCGATTAATATTTTGCATATTGCAGCCCCGCATTTAGAGGCACTAAATCTCAAATTAGGGGAAACTGTTAATTTTTCTATGCGTGAGAAAGACGAGGCAATCCTGATAAATAAACTTGAAGCAACAACAGGGCTGATGCGTACTCGAGCCTATATTGGACAGCGAGTGCAGCTCTATTGTTCTGCAATGGGGAAACTGTTTTTAACCTATGGCTCGGCAGAGTATATTCCTCAATATTGGCAAGAAAAATCGGCCGTCATCCAGCCTCTTACCGTTAATACGATTACGACCATTGAAGGAATGAAAAAAGAGCTTGCCGCTATTCGGGAAAAGGGCTTTGCGATGGATGCAGAAGAAAACGAGCTGGGGGTTTCTTGTATTGCTTGCCCGATTTTCGATCATCAACAAAAAGTGCATTATGCAGTGTCTGTTTCACTTTCTACCGCTCGTTTAAATCAGCTTGGGCTGGATAATTTACTACCGGCAATTCAAGAAACTGCTGATAATATTT
- a CDS encoding 5-formyltetrahydrofolate cyclo-ligase — MNLSTITDLRSQLRQSMRLKRQALTSKQQLQAAQSIIPQAISLIESYQASHIAFYLPFNGEISPQPLMEQLLAQGKKLYLPVLHPFTSGQLLFLNYNCKTSLKMNRLGIQEPVLDVRNVLLLPELEMIFTPLVACDKAGNRLGMGGGFYDRTLAQTKNVISVGLAHQCQQVEQLPIESWDVPLDHIILGVST, encoded by the coding sequence ATGAATTTATCAACTATTACTGATCTTCGTAGCCAATTGCGGCAATCTATGCGGCTTAAACGCCAAGCGTTAACTTCAAAACAGCAGTTGCAAGCTGCTCAATCCATTATTCCTCAAGCCATTTCACTTATTGAATCGTATCAAGCATCGCATATTGCATTTTATTTGCCCTTTAATGGCGAAATTTCTCCCCAACCTTTAATGGAACAGCTTCTTGCTCAAGGAAAAAAACTGTATCTTCCTGTATTGCACCCTTTTACAAGCGGTCAATTATTATTTTTAAATTACAATTGCAAAACTTCGTTAAAAATGAACCGCTTGGGTATTCAAGAACCTGTTTTAGATGTAAGAAATGTGCTGCTATTGCCTGAATTAGAGATGATTTTCACCCCTTTAGTTGCTTGTGACAAAGCTGGAAACCGCCTTGGTATGGGGGGCGGTTTTTACGATAGAACCCTTGCACAAACCAAGAATGTGATTAGTGTAGGTCTGGCGCATCAATGCCAGCAAGTTGAACAACTACCTATTGAGAGTTGGGATGTGCCGCTAGACCATATTATTTTGGGAGTATCAACATGA